TTTGTAAAAGTGCTGAATCATAACCTAACCCTACACTTTGATGACGTTTAGAACCAATATCTCCCTGATTCTTATAAGGTCGATAAATATATTGCACTCTTGGCTCAAATGTCTGATTAAATCCACTAAATAATTGCTTATCCGCTTCTAACACCGTTTGGAAATCAAGTTTGAGCTGTGGAATAAAGCGGCTTACATTTTTCTTCATATCTTCCGCATTATTTCCAGATCCTTTTTGCTGAATATAGTGCGTTGCATAAAGCTTAGTTTCAACATTTAAACTACCATAACGATTTACAAGAGGTAAATTCAATGTTGGTTCAGCATGAAAACGCCACGCTTTAGGCATTAATTTACTGTCATTTTCAAAACGGGCTGCTTGCGCAAAAAATTTAAAATCGGCTAATCCTTTGAATATATCGTTTTGGTAATAATTAAAATCAATCTGAGGTAAAACTCGATATGGACCAATATCTAAATCATCAAACGTCTGAAACTTTTTACCTGAAATAGATAAATTATAATTAGGTTGATAATAGCCTAATTTAAATTGTTGTGTCGCATATCCGTCCGTGCTATTTCCATAATCCGAATCAAAATCTGAGAAATAGCGTTTATCACTCACTTTTGTATAATCCACAGATAAGCGCCAATCGCTTAAGAAGCTCATATAATGACGCCAATGCATTAAATAACGTTTACGATCACCATCTGCCGGTTGATATTCATCAAGACGATCTTTAGCCATATATTCACCGGCAACAAGCCCTTCTCCAAATCCTGTTAAATAACGGAATTCAGGACTGATTTGCCAACCACGACGAGAATAATAAGTAGGTGTAAATGTTGCATCCATATTAGGTGCAATATTCCAGTAAAATGGTTGAGAGTAGCTAAATCCATCTTTACTTGAACGATGGAAACTTGGGATCAATAACCCTGTACGGCGGCGATCCCCAATAGGGAATTGGAGATACGGCGAATAAAATATCGGTACACCAAGCACTTTAAAACGAGCATGCCACATTTCGGCATATTCATCTTTAACATGTTGGATCATCTCATTCGCTTCAATAGACCAAGAATCATCATTCGTTAAACAAGACGTAAAACTTGCATTTTTCAATGTTCGGGTATCTTCGCTAAACGAACCACTTTCAGCAGTACCTCGCCCTTGACGACCAACAAGCTGATATTCCGTATTTGCTAATGTCGCTTCTTTACTTGTTAGATCCATCGCTGCATCATGGCCCTGCGCTTGAATCATATTATCTTGATATTGATACTGCCCTTTTAAAAAGGCCTTACGCGCTTTATCACCATCTTGCTCAACTCGCACTTCATCTGCAACAATGGTACGGTTTCCTTGTTTGACACTTACATCACCAGTGTAAGTTGCATCTTTAGGCTGATTAATGACGGCACTATCGGCTTCAATATAAATCGGTAAATCAGTTTGTTCACCCTTTACCTCTTCTCCCTGAAAATGAGGAACGCCAAGTAAACATTGTTCCCGTAAATCTGCTTGAGCATAACTGCTATAACAAGCCGCCATCACGGCCAGAGAAAGTAAGTTGTAACGCTGTTTCATCATTTTCTCTCTTAAATAATTCTTGAAAATTGTTGTCTTTTTGCAAGTTGTCTTGAATAAACATCAAAACATAAACAAATGTTACGAATTAATAAACGACCACGAGGCGATACAACCATCGATTTATCATTTATTTCTAATAAACCATCTTCTGCTAATGGCGCAAGATAAGCCAAATCTTCAGCAAAATAGTTTTTAAAATCAATATCGTATGCCTTTTCCAAGTGGTCAAATTCTAATTTAAAATTGCAAATCAATGCTTTAATCACATCACGACGAAGACAATCATCTTTGGTTAAGACTAAACCTTTATGCAGAGCAATACCTTTTTCTTCAAGATCAGCATAATACTGTTTTAGCTCTTTTTGGTTTTGTGCATAAGTATCGCCTAATAAGCTAATCGCCGAAACACCCATACCCAATAAATCACACTCTTCTTGAGTGGTATAGCCTTGGAAATTACGGTGTAATATCCCTTTTTCTTGAGCGATAGCTAATTCATCATCCGGCTTCGCAAAATGATCCATGCCGATAAACTTATAACCATTTTTACCTAAGAACTCAATGGAGTTTTGTAAAATCGTTAATTTTGTTTCCGGTGGTGGCAACATTTCATCTTTAATTTTAATTTGAGCAGCAAAACGGCTTGGCAAATGCGCATAATTAAACACGCTCATACGATCAGGATTTAACTCTACTACCCTTTCAAGTGTGTACATAAAGCTTTCTACATTTTGCTTTGGTAAGCCATAAATCAGATCCACATTAGTTGAAACGAAGCCCAACTCTTTTGCTCGTTTCATTAACGCAAAAATAAAGTCTTCATCTTGCTCACGATTAACTAATTGTTGAACTTCCTTATTAAAATCTTGGATCCCCATACTAATACGGTTAAATCCAATCTGACGAAGATGATCGAGCATATCTAATTCGATTTCTCTTGGATCCATCTCGATACTAATTTCAGCATCTTCTGCAACATTAAAGTTTGACTTTAACATTTCCATTAAACGTGCTGATTGATCTTCATCTAAATAAGTTGGTGTACCGCCCCCCCAATGAATTTGGGTAACTTTGCGTTGCTTAAATAAAGGTGCTCGAGTACGGATTTCTTTTTCAAGATAATCTAAATAAATTTCAACTTTATGACGGTGGCGTGTAATCACTTTATTACAAGCACAGAAATAACAAAGTTTATGGCAAAAAGGAATATGAATATAAAGCGAGAGCGGACGTTCTGGATAACGCTGCGCTGCAAGTTTAAAGTCCTCATCGGTATAAGCCTCATTAAACTCTAATGCCGTTGGATAAGAAGTATAACGTGGACCTGATTGATTATATTTTTGAATAAGAGCTAAATCCCAAATAATTTCTGACATTAGAGAGCCTTTTTAAAATGGTTAATATTATCTAATAACTGTGTACATTCACGTTTGATTTCATCGCAAAGTTCTGCTTCTTTGGCTTCCCTTGCTAAATCTTGTCGCATTCTTTCATTACGTTTTAAATTTTTTCGTTCATCTAAAATTGCCATTTCTTCGACAAATTGATAAAGCGCCCACATCGCAGCATAATCAGACAACTTTTTGCCTAATACGTCTAATAAGGGTTTTAGCCTTAAAACACCCTCAGAGAGATCGCATTGTTCCACTATCATTGCACGGGCAATCACATCTACACTATCCACAATGCGAAGAAACCGCTCTTTCTGCGCTTCTTCGGCTTGCTTTTGTAATTCAAGTTCCAACGCTTTTTGATTTTTCAATCTGATCCATAAATAGATCGCATATCCCACTAAAGAAAGTAAAATCAATACCGCAAGAACAATAAGAAAAAATCTAAACATCGTTTAAAAATCACTATTTAAATTGATTAAGATCCACTGTTTCAAATTGACGAAGTAATGCGTTACCATCGTCCTCTTCTTCAATACCTAAAATTGTCATCAACTCATCAATACGATCTAAGCATTCATCAACAAATTTTTGATCTTCTGCAGAAAGCGCTTTTCCTGCATCTAATTCATCAAGTAATTGATGTAAACATTCATTATTTTCCAACTGAGCTAATTCCATTTCAGGCGTAAGTGTCGGTTTTTGTAATTCTGACGGAATTACGGGTTGGATCTGCTGACCTTTTTCAGGTTTATTGATAAATTCAACCATCAATGGCACTTTCTTACGGCTACCAATACGAGGGTCTTTAACTTCTTTAACAACTTCGTTCTTTTTAACAGTTGGATCAATATGGCGAGAACCACTTGGCAAGCCTTTATGTTTACGTTTCTTTTTCTCTTCACGGGCTTTTGCATCCAACTCATAACGTGTCGGTTTACGGTTTTTACCACCACTTAATTTAGGTTGTTCAGGTTTTTTATCCGCCTTGCGGGTTGGCATAATATCCGTAATGCGGCGTGTTTTCTTTGTTCTACTCATTGTATCTTCTCGTTTCTCTATTTATCTAAATACTAAATGACTTATTCTACAAGGAAAGCATACAACTTAACAGTATTTTATCTAATCGCGGTATGTAAACATTTCCTATTTCATAAATATTTATTATCCGATAAATAAATCATTTTCATTTTACGATATTGACAAACCTTTATTATTCATATAATTTCGAGCAATCGTTTTACTGCTTGCTAGCTTAGCAAGCCTACACAAGAGGATATTTTCGTGGAACCGATTGTTTTAAATGGCTATCACACTCTAATTGCAGCAACCTTGGTTTTGCTTTTAGGGCGTCTTTTAGTTAAAAAAATTAAATTTTTACAGGATTTCAACATCCCTGAAGCCGTTGCTGGTGGTTTAATTGCTGCTGCAATTATTTTCAGTATCTATCACTGGGCAGGCATTTCATTCCAATTCGAAAAAAGCTTACAAAATGCATTCATGCTTGTATTCTTCTCATCTATCGGATTATCGGCTGATTTCTCTCGCTTAAAACAAGGTGGAATTCCGCTTGTTATCTTCTTAGTTGTTGTAAGTGTACTTATTTTTGTTCAAAATGCCGTTGGCGTAAGCTTAGCTTCTGCATTTGGTTTAGATCCAAAAATTGGCTTAATT
This genomic window from Actinobacillus porcitonsillarum contains:
- the lptD gene encoding LPS assembly protein LptD — protein: MKQRYNLLSLAVMAACYSSYAQADLREQCLLGVPHFQGEEVKGEQTDLPIYIEADSAVINQPKDATYTGDVSVKQGNRTIVADEVRVEQDGDKARKAFLKGQYQYQDNMIQAQGHDAAMDLTSKEATLANTEYQLVGRQGRGTAESGSFSEDTRTLKNASFTSCLTNDDSWSIEANEMIQHVKDEYAEMWHARFKVLGVPIFYSPYLQFPIGDRRRTGLLIPSFHRSSKDGFSYSQPFYWNIAPNMDATFTPTYYSRRGWQISPEFRYLTGFGEGLVAGEYMAKDRLDEYQPADGDRKRYLMHWRHYMSFLSDWRLSVDYTKVSDKRYFSDFDSDYGNSTDGYATQQFKLGYYQPNYNLSISGKKFQTFDDLDIGPYRVLPQIDFNYYQNDIFKGLADFKFFAQAARFENDSKLMPKAWRFHAEPTLNLPLVNRYGSLNVETKLYATHYIQQKGSGNNAEDMKKNVSRFIPQLKLDFQTVLEADKQLFSGFNQTFEPRVQYIYRPYKNQGDIGSKRHQSVGLGYDSALLQNDYFSLFNDRRYSGLDRISSANLIIAGGTTRFFSDKTGAEVFNFSAGQTYYLSPSKIDDNSINSTAKRSSSWALESNWKFHRKWNWHGSYQYDTRLNQTSLANTSLQYKPSDNKLIQLNYRYASKAYIDQNLSTNRYGQDIKQVGGVVGWELTDNIAVMASHYQDIALKKPVETQFSMNYNTCCWSANVYVARRLTATPSNATSDTLKDLFYDNKFGVNFELRFGTNYGSGVSRMLKKGLIPYTEVYGIN
- the hemN gene encoding oxygen-independent coproporphyrinogen III oxidase translates to MSEIIWDLALIQKYNQSGPRYTSYPTALEFNEAYTDEDFKLAAQRYPERPLSLYIHIPFCHKLCYFCACNKVITRHRHKVEIYLDYLEKEIRTRAPLFKQRKVTQIHWGGGTPTYLDEDQSARLMEMLKSNFNVAEDAEISIEMDPREIELDMLDHLRQIGFNRISMGIQDFNKEVQQLVNREQDEDFIFALMKRAKELGFVSTNVDLIYGLPKQNVESFMYTLERVVELNPDRMSVFNYAHLPSRFAAQIKIKDEMLPPPETKLTILQNSIEFLGKNGYKFIGMDHFAKPDDELAIAQEKGILHRNFQGYTTQEECDLLGMGVSAISLLGDTYAQNQKELKQYYADLEEKGIALHKGLVLTKDDCLRRDVIKALICNFKLEFDHLEKAYDIDFKNYFAEDLAYLAPLAEDGLLEINDKSMVVSPRGRLLIRNICLCFDVYSRQLAKRQQFSRII
- a CDS encoding DUF2489 domain-containing protein; the encoded protein is MFRFFLIVLAVLILLSLVGYAIYLWIRLKNQKALELELQKQAEEAQKERFLRIVDSVDVIARAMIVEQCDLSEGVLRLKPLLDVLGKKLSDYAAMWALYQFVEEMAILDERKNLKRNERMRQDLAREAKEAELCDEIKRECTQLLDNINHFKKAL
- the yihI gene encoding Der GTPase-activating protein YihI, giving the protein MSRTKKTRRITDIMPTRKADKKPEQPKLSGGKNRKPTRYELDAKAREEKKKRKHKGLPSGSRHIDPTVKKNEVVKEVKDPRIGSRKKVPLMVEFINKPEKGQQIQPVIPSELQKPTLTPEMELAQLENNECLHQLLDELDAGKALSAEDQKFVDECLDRIDELMTILGIEEEDDGNALLRQFETVDLNQFK